A genomic segment from Bacteroidota bacterium encodes:
- a CDS encoding cyanophycin synthetase, producing MTLENLALQGKQTLYDSMAAGVIGRLFDIRKDVIKESLTDFQGAEHRLEFVTRVHGIEFINDSKATNVNSSWYALESMTRPVIWIVGGVDKGNDYSTIKVLVKQKVKAIVCLGRDNAKIHEEFKDIVPEILDALSATEAVEKAYYLGKADDVVLLSPACASFDLFKNFEDRGNQFKKAVYDL from the coding sequence ATGACGTTAGAAAATCTGGCATTACAGGGTAAACAAACACTTTACGATTCAATGGCCGCCGGAGTTATAGGCCGCCTGTTCGATATCCGTAAAGACGTAATTAAGGAAAGCCTTACCGATTTCCAGGGCGCGGAACATCGGCTTGAATTTGTGACACGGGTGCATGGAATTGAATTCATAAATGATTCCAAAGCAACCAACGTCAATTCATCGTGGTATGCCCTCGAAAGCATGACACGACCGGTAATATGGATTGTTGGCGGCGTTGATAAAGGGAACGACTATTCCACAATCAAAGTGCTGGTGAAACAAAAAGTGAAGGCAATTGTTTGTCTTGGTCGCGATAACGCTAAAATTCACGAGGAATTTAAAGATATCGTTCCCGAAATTCTGGATGCTCTTTCGGCCACCGAAGCCGTTGAAAAGGCTTATTATCTTGGAAAAGCCGATGATGTTGTGTTATTATCACCCGCTTGCGCAAGTTTTGACTTATTCAAAAATTTTGAAGACAGGGGTAATCAGTTTAAAAAAGCAGTTTATGACCTTTGA
- the mraZ gene encoding division/cell wall cluster transcriptional repressor MraZ → MRKKSGGGKWEIVQNDITLPTHFWDKMMINLIGEFVCKIDGKGRIVFPAGLKRQLPGEGDLRFVINRGFEPNLVIYTAAEWKKISEEVNQLNTYVKKNRDFLRYFYRGATEITLDNSSRLLVPKSLLKYAGIEKDVIMFAYGNKIEVWDKTRYENLLTDEPEDFSALAEEVMSKKENRGVEDVS, encoded by the coding sequence ATGCGAAAAAAAAGTGGTGGCGGGAAGTGGGAGATTGTGCAAAATGATATAACTTTACCAACTCATTTTTGGGATAAAATGATGATAAACCTGATTGGAGAATTTGTTTGTAAGATTGATGGCAAGGGGCGCATTGTGTTTCCTGCCGGCCTTAAGCGGCAGTTGCCGGGCGAGGGCGATTTGCGATTTGTCATCAATCGGGGATTTGAGCCCAATTTGGTTATCTATACTGCTGCCGAGTGGAAAAAAATATCAGAAGAGGTGAATCAGTTGAATACCTACGTGAAGAAAAATCGCGACTTCCTCAGATATTTTTACAGGGGTGCAACAGAGATAACACTTGATAACAGCAGCCGTCTTCTGGTACCGAAAAGCTTGCTTAAATATGCCGGTATTGAGAAAGATGTTATCATGTTTGCCTACGGAAACAAAATTGAAGTTTGGGATAAGACCCGTTACGAGAACTTACTTACAGACGAACCGGAAGATTTTTCAGCACTTGCCGAAGAAGTCATGAGTAAGAAAGAGAATAGGGGAGTTGAAGATGTATCATGA
- a CDS encoding UDP-N-acetylmuramoyl-L-alanyl-D-glutamate--2,6-diaminopimelate ligase: MKLLKDILYKAGTVEITGSTDIEIAGICLNSKNAEANSLFVAVRGTNVDGHIYIPQAIANGSVAVVCEEIPTFIEDDITYIVVPDSARALGYISSNFFNNPSSKLHLVGVTGTNGKTTIATLLYNMFRALGFKSGLFSTVRNKINDTDIPSTHTTPDPVTLNHLLSQMVESGCQYCFMEVSSHAVVQERIAGLEFAGAIFTNITHDHLDYHKTFDNYIKAKKLFFDQLPSTAFALVNADDRNGDVMVQNTKAKKYFYSLQNVADFHCRILENQITGLHLTLDQRDVYCRLVGEFNAYNLTAIYGATVLLGQEKSEVLMVLSRLEAVEGRFEYIRSKREITAIVDYAHTPDALKNILLAIRSVRTGGEHIITVVGAGGDRDSTKRPVMAKIAAELSDKVILTSDNPRSEDPEAILTDMTNGLDSEAARNVLSITNRREAIKTACIMAQPGDIILLAGKGHEKYQEINGVKHPFDDKEVITAFLNED; encoded by the coding sequence TTGAAACTATTAAAGGACATATTGTATAAAGCAGGAACCGTAGAAATAACGGGTTCTACTGATATTGAAATTGCCGGAATCTGCCTCAATTCGAAAAATGCAGAAGCAAATAGTCTTTTTGTTGCCGTTAGAGGAACCAATGTTGATGGCCATATTTATATTCCACAAGCCATTGCTAACGGTTCTGTGGCGGTAGTTTGCGAAGAAATCCCAACGTTTATTGAAGATGATATTACATACATCGTAGTTCCTGATAGCGCCCGTGCTCTGGGGTATATATCATCTAATTTTTTCAACAACCCTTCTTCAAAGCTTCATTTGGTTGGAGTTACCGGCACAAATGGTAAAACAACCATTGCGACACTGCTTTATAATATGTTCCGTGCTCTGGGCTTCAAATCCGGGCTGTTTTCGACTGTTAGAAACAAAATCAACGACACCGATATTCCATCAACACATACCACTCCCGATCCTGTAACACTCAATCATCTGCTTTCTCAAATGGTTGAAAGCGGTTGTCAGTATTGTTTCATGGAAGTAAGTTCACATGCCGTTGTTCAGGAACGTATCGCAGGTCTTGAATTTGCCGGCGCCATTTTTACCAACATTACGCATGATCATCTTGATTATCACAAAACGTTTGATAATTATATTAAAGCGAAAAAATTATTTTTTGATCAGCTGCCCTCAACAGCCTTCGCACTGGTAAATGCCGATGACCGTAATGGCGATGTTATGGTGCAAAATACAAAGGCCAAAAAGTATTTTTATAGTTTGCAGAATGTTGCTGATTTCCACTGCAGGATATTGGAAAATCAAATCACCGGACTGCATCTTACCCTTGATCAGCGCGATGTATACTGCCGCCTGGTTGGCGAGTTTAATGCATACAACCTGACCGCGATTTATGGTGCAACCGTTTTATTGGGGCAGGAAAAAAGTGAAGTGCTTATGGTGCTCAGTCGCCTTGAAGCTGTCGAAGGGCGATTTGAATACATACGGTCAAAAAGGGAAATCACAGCCATTGTTGATTACGCGCATACACCCGACGCACTGAAAAATATTTTGTTGGCAATTCGCAGTGTACGTACCGGTGGCGAACATATTATTACCGTCGTGGGTGCGGGCGGCGATCGCGATTCAACCAAAAGACCGGTAATGGCAAAAATTGCAGCCGAACTGAGCGATAAAGTTATCCTTACATCAGATAACCCGCGTTCTGAAGATCCTGAAGCCATTCTTACCGATATGACAAATGGGCTGGATTCTGAAGCTGCACGGAATGTACTGTCAATTACCAACCGTCGTGAAGCAATTAAAACCGCATGCATTATGGCGCAGCCCGGCGACATCATCCTGCTCGCAGGAAAAGGCCATGAAAAATACCAGGAAATTAATGGAGTGAAGCATCCTTTTGACGACAAAGAAGTGATTACTGCATTTTTGAATGAAGATTAA
- a CDS encoding response regulator transcription factor: MKIYQVIITDDHQIFRNGLKLVLNEINNIKVIGEAENGKELLQKMEQVVPDIVFMDVKMPEMNGIETTRLIHEKYPEVKIIVLSMYGTEEHFKHMMSAGACAYLLKNADKTEIETAINSVVEGKNYFSEALVKELLRKNYFLSKEEKVPFENPDNLTQREIEVLQLICKGHSNAEIAKSLNISPRTVDGHRANILDKTSAKNSISMVIYAIKRGYVDLNEISGNAL, encoded by the coding sequence ATGAAAATTTATCAGGTTATTATTACAGATGACCATCAGATATTCCGCAACGGCCTTAAGTTGGTTTTAAATGAAATCAACAACATCAAAGTAATTGGGGAAGCAGAAAACGGAAAAGAGCTGTTACAAAAAATGGAGCAGGTGGTTCCGGATATTGTATTTATGGATGTGAAAATGCCGGAGATGAATGGCATTGAGACTACACGCCTGATACACGAAAAATACCCTGAGGTAAAAATTATTGTTCTTTCGATGTACGGCACCGAAGAACATTTTAAACATATGATGAGTGCCGGAGCCTGTGCGTATTTGCTTAAGAATGCTGACAAAACGGAGATAGAAACAGCCATCAATTCTGTTGTAGAAGGCAAGAATTATTTTTCGGAAGCATTGGTAAAAGAATTACTTCGAAAAAATTATTTCCTGAGCAAAGAAGAAAAAGTTCCGTTTGAAAATCCCGACAACCTTACGCAACGCGAAATTGAAGTATTACAGCTTATTTGTAAAGGTCATTCTAACGCTGAAATAGCTAAAAGTCTGAATATTAGTCCGCGAACTGTTGACGGACACAGGGCGAATATTCTTGATAAAACTTCCGCCAAAAATTCGATTAGTATGGTTATCTACGCTATTAAGCGCGGATATGTGGATTTAAATGAAATCAGCGGAAACGCACTTTAA
- a CDS encoding FtsW/RodA/SpoVE family cell cycle protein: MLKFLKNLKGDKVIWAVVFLLSMFSILAVYSSTGTLAYRNKAGNTEFYLLKHAAIMLMGFGLMYLSHLVKYTHYSRISQVALFIAVPLLLLTLVTGTSINDANRWLTLPVIDINFQTSDFAKLALIIYVARMLSKKQDQIKDFKSAFLPIMVPILLVCMLIFPANLSTAAILFATCIILMFIGRVNTKYILYLGGIMVLAMSIFILILMNSSNQGRVGTWKNRVETFFTIGGHTNPDDEYQVTQGKIAVATGGIFGKFPGNSTQRNYLPQAYSDFIYAIIVEEYGLIGGIVILLLYTILLFRAIRIATKCEKIFGALLVLGVSFTLVFQAMINMAIVAGLFPVTGQPLPLVSMGGTSLWFTSIAIGIMLSISREVEKENEEPETIPVKTENEQEYAAG; encoded by the coding sequence ATGCTTAAATTTTTAAAGAATCTGAAAGGCGATAAAGTTATATGGGCAGTAGTGTTCCTGCTCTCCATGTTTTCAATTCTCGCGGTGTATAGTTCTACTGGAACACTTGCATATCGTAATAAAGCCGGAAATACCGAGTTCTATTTGCTAAAACATGCCGCTATTATGCTCATGGGCTTTGGCCTGATGTACCTTTCTCATCTTGTTAAATACACGCATTATTCCAGAATATCGCAGGTTGCCCTGTTTATTGCTGTCCCTCTTTTATTGCTGACGTTGGTTACCGGAACAAGTATCAATGACGCCAACCGTTGGCTTACACTGCCCGTCATCGATATAAATTTTCAGACATCCGACTTTGCAAAACTGGCATTAATAATTTATGTGGCCCGGATGCTTTCAAAAAAACAAGACCAGATAAAGGATTTCAAATCTGCATTTTTGCCTATCATGGTGCCGATTCTGTTAGTGTGTATGCTCATTTTTCCTGCAAACCTTTCAACCGCGGCCATACTTTTTGCTACCTGCATTATCCTTATGTTTATCGGACGCGTTAATACAAAATACATTTTGTACTTAGGCGGAATCATGGTTTTAGCCATGTCTATTTTCATTCTGATACTGATGAATTCTTCCAATCAGGGGCGCGTTGGTACTTGGAAAAATCGTGTTGAAACATTTTTTACAATTGGTGGGCATACCAATCCCGATGATGAATATCAGGTAACTCAGGGGAAAATTGCCGTTGCTACAGGCGGAATCTTCGGAAAATTTCCGGGAAACAGCACTCAGAGAAACTATCTGCCACAAGCATACTCCGATTTTATTTATGCGATTATTGTTGAAGAATATGGATTGATCGGCGGCATTGTTATATTGCTGCTTTACACGATACTTCTATTCCGGGCAATTCGGATTGCCACAAAATGCGAAAAAATATTTGGAGCGCTCCTTGTGCTGGGGGTCAGTTTCACCCTGGTGTTTCAGGCAATGATTAACATGGCAATTGTAGCGGGACTATTTCCGGTTACCGGACAGCCGCTGCCACTCGTAAGTATGGGTGGTACCTCACTTTGGTTCACGAGTATTGCAATTGGCATTATGCTTAGCATTAGCCGCGAAGTTGAAAAAGAAAACGAAGAACCGGAGACTATTCCGGTCAAAACAGAAAATGAACAGGAATATGCAGCCGGATGA
- a CDS encoding FtsL-like putative cell division protein: MIKNEYTEVKEEQPKKEKKPKQKRESRLGKAFRSILDGSILTRENVVRLLPFGLYIVGLTIIYIANSYYTEKSIRRIDKTKRELRELECEYTAVKSSVMTMTRQSEIARLLLNRKSEVEELKSPPMKIFADSSDLKNTAVIK, translated from the coding sequence ATGATTAAAAACGAGTACACCGAAGTAAAAGAGGAACAACCAAAGAAGGAGAAAAAGCCTAAACAAAAACGCGAATCGCGTCTTGGCAAGGCTTTTCGCAGCATCCTCGATGGTTCTATCCTTACACGCGAAAACGTCGTGAGGCTGCTTCCATTCGGTCTCTACATCGTTGGACTTACCATAATCTACATCGCTAATTCTTACTACACTGAAAAATCTATTCGACGAATAGATAAAACAAAGCGTGAACTGCGTGAACTGGAATGTGAATACACGGCCGTAAAATCAAGTGTTATGACCATGACCAGACAATCGGAAATTGCACGCCTGCTCCTGAATAGAAAATCAGAAGTGGAAGAATTGAAATCCCCACCAATGAAAATATTTGCTGACTCATCTGACCTGAAAAACACTGCTGTAATAAAATGA
- the rsmH gene encoding 16S rRNA (cytosine(1402)-N(4))-methyltransferase RsmH — translation MYHDPVLLSESINGLNIRPGGTYVDVTYGGGGHSKAILDKIGNGKLIAFDQDEDALVNTIDDARLTLLNHNFKYLKNFLRLHNAIPVDGILADLGVSSHQINIPERGFSVRFEGKLDLRMDRKSPLTAREVINDYEEHKLGEVLALYGELPHSYRMANTIVKARKNAVVETTEQLKEIMMPFADKRKENKFFAKVFQALRIEVNHELDALKELLLQGTQALAPGGRMVVISYHSLEDRLVKNYFRSGNFAGQIEKDFYGNPLVPYTLITRKAIVPGDEEIERNNRARSAKLRIAEKI, via the coding sequence ATGTATCATGATCCCGTTCTTCTCAGTGAAAGTATAAACGGGCTGAATATTAGACCGGGCGGCACATACGTTGATGTAACATATGGCGGCGGCGGGCACTCAAAAGCGATCCTTGACAAAATTGGAAACGGGAAACTAATTGCTTTCGATCAGGATGAAGATGCGTTGGTGAATACTATTGACGATGCACGGCTGACTTTGCTGAATCATAATTTCAAGTATTTGAAAAACTTTTTGCGCCTTCACAATGCCATTCCTGTCGACGGTATCCTGGCTGACCTTGGAGTTTCTTCTCATCAGATAAATATACCGGAACGTGGATTTTCAGTGCGGTTTGAAGGCAAACTTGATTTGAGAATGGATCGCAAAAGCCCACTCACAGCGCGTGAAGTAATAAATGATTATGAGGAACATAAACTGGGCGAAGTGTTGGCATTATACGGGGAGCTTCCTCATTCATACAGAATGGCTAACACTATTGTGAAGGCACGGAAAAATGCGGTGGTGGAAACAACAGAACAATTGAAGGAAATTATGATGCCGTTTGCAGACAAAAGAAAAGAAAATAAATTTTTTGCGAAAGTGTTTCAGGCTTTGCGGATTGAAGTAAATCATGAACTGGATGCCCTGAAAGAATTGTTGTTGCAAGGAACTCAGGCGCTTGCTCCGGGAGGCAGAATGGTTGTTATTTCTTACCACTCGCTTGAAGATCGTCTGGTGAAAAATTATTTCAGGTCGGGGAATTTTGCAGGGCAGATTGAAAAGGATTTTTATGGAAATCCATTGGTTCCATACACGCTGATAACGCGCAAGGCAATAGTGCCGGGCGACGAAGAGATTGAAAGAAACAACAGGGCGCGCAGCGCTAAATTACGGATAGCCGAAAAAATATGA
- the murG gene encoding undecaprenyldiphospho-muramoylpentapeptide beta-N-acetylglucosaminyltransferase: protein MNRNMQPDEIRIIISGGGTGGHVFPAIAIANALKAKVPSINILFVGALGKMEMEKVPAAGYPIIGLKIAGLQRRLTLKNLSFPFKVIAATRNAGKIIRDFNPHVAVGVGGYASGPLLKAASRNHVTTVLQEQNSYPGITNKMLAGKASRICVAYPGMERFFPKEKIILTGNPVRQDVVDLEGKRQRGLDFFGLKDGRKIVFVVGGSLGARTINESILNSLNLFPENKIQLLWQTGKSFAETAANAIDQMKVPGVKASAFITEMDLAYAVADVVVSRAGAIAISELCLVDKPVILVPSPNVAEDHQTKNAMALVNKGAALLVKDADARENLVKEVIRLVKDEKQKEGLRRNILSLSYRDAAATIAQIILDLVNDNG from the coding sequence ATGAACAGGAATATGCAGCCGGATGAAATCAGAATAATAATCTCAGGTGGAGGAACGGGCGGTCACGTCTTTCCGGCGATTGCTATTGCCAATGCGCTTAAAGCCAAAGTGCCTTCAATAAATATTTTATTTGTGGGCGCTCTGGGCAAAATGGAAATGGAGAAAGTGCCCGCCGCAGGATATCCGATTATTGGATTGAAAATAGCCGGACTTCAGCGCAGACTAACTCTTAAAAACCTCAGTTTTCCTTTCAAAGTAATTGCAGCAACCAGAAATGCAGGTAAAATTATTCGAGATTTTAACCCTCATGTTGCAGTTGGCGTTGGCGGATATGCCAGCGGACCGCTGTTAAAGGCAGCATCACGAAATCATGTTACAACGGTATTGCAAGAGCAGAATTCTTACCCCGGCATTACCAATAAAATGCTGGCGGGAAAAGCATCCCGTATTTGTGTTGCCTATCCGGGTATGGAACGATTTTTTCCTAAAGAAAAAATAATACTTACAGGAAATCCTGTCAGGCAGGATGTGGTTGATTTGGAAGGGAAACGGCAGCGCGGCCTTGACTTTTTTGGTCTGAAAGACGGTCGGAAGATTGTATTCGTAGTCGGTGGTAGTCTGGGCGCAAGAACTATCAACGAAAGCATCTTGAACAGCCTGAATTTATTTCCTGAAAACAAAATTCAATTACTCTGGCAAACCGGGAAATCTTTTGCTGAAACCGCTGCGAATGCTATTGACCAAATGAAAGTTCCGGGTGTTAAAGCTTCTGCGTTTATTACGGAAATGGATCTTGCATATGCCGTTGCAGATGTAGTGGTTTCGCGCGCAGGAGCCATCGCGATAAGCGAATTATGTTTGGTTGATAAACCGGTGATACTGGTGCCTTCGCCCAATGTTGCGGAAGATCATCAAACAAAAAATGCGATGGCGCTCGTAAATAAAGGTGCCGCACTGTTGGTTAAAGATGCGGATGCACGAGAAAATCTTGTAAAAGAAGTGATACGTCTTGTGAAAGATGAAAAACAAAAGGAAGGATTGCGCCGGAATATTCTTAGTCTTTCTTACAGAGACGCGGCAGCTACTATCGCTCAGATAATTTTGGATTTGGTAAATGACAACGGATAA
- a CDS encoding penicillin-binding protein, giving the protein MSDNKKSILMRSYLIYVLVLIFSFVIIGKLIYIQFVQGPELKKKAEKVSIEYDVVKAVRGNIYAEDDNLLATSVNVYEVGMDVNPKVIPDSIWNKKIDSLSGCLGRTFNKPKKFFLDKLERARHNFVKDSLCSYVLLKHQVPYDTMKMMKKFPIFRLGKNRGGMVVNTMEIREFPYGNLANRTIGYMQLAQYKIKISFRESKIGNQDFIKQLDTLALCMFNLFGDHSQKYYVKLLTDCYYKGVPIKRTVDQAQLAKLEKLPLLEDMGKFSGFEQKLITDKYMVGLEGAYDPVLRGTDGTTMLKKIGGGVWKELENEELVKPKNGFDLYTSLDCNLQDVAESALRRCLDSNNAEWGCTVLMEVKTGCVKAIVNLTRGDNGKYKEVYNYAIGRQIEPGSTFKLASLMAVLEENPVDPEKQMVNVGPMLSPTDGKPIDDSHNTGGSITLQRAFEISSNRGTSRITWETFHNKTDKLRRLFNAMGLIDSLNLDIPGDKGPYMGDANRLLYNLPRLAFGYSIKLTPIHILAFYNAVANNGVFIKPRFIEAIGKSGVELMHFNPIVLRQAICSKETLAKVRKMLEGVVERGTASNINKSVFKIAGKTGTAKIYDEKAKTWLSQYVASFVGYFPADAPLYSCIVVVYKPNGTEFYGSQIAAPVFKEIADRVYAKQLGIHSEPPKFNGISIPVAKAGYQDDLSTIYKVLNFKVISPDTVSDWVTVSRENFNLRFAAKPVNAFMMPDVTGMTAKDAVFMLEKMGLNVKINGKGKVKSQSLKTGQKIVRNQSVTLVLGIV; this is encoded by the coding sequence ATGAGCGATAACAAGAAATCCATATTGATGAGATCATACCTGATTTATGTACTGGTATTGATTTTTTCGTTTGTCATTATTGGAAAGCTCATCTATATTCAGTTTGTACAAGGTCCTGAACTGAAGAAAAAAGCAGAAAAAGTGAGCATTGAATATGACGTGGTGAAAGCCGTCAGAGGTAATATTTATGCCGAAGACGACAACCTGCTTGCCACCAGCGTCAACGTTTATGAGGTTGGAATGGATGTCAATCCAAAGGTAATACCCGACAGTATTTGGAACAAAAAAATTGATTCTCTCTCGGGCTGTTTGGGCCGCACTTTTAATAAGCCCAAAAAATTCTTTCTCGATAAACTTGAAAGAGCAAGACACAATTTTGTCAAAGACAGCCTTTGCTCTTATGTTTTGCTGAAGCATCAGGTTCCGTATGACACCATGAAGATGATGAAGAAATTTCCGATTTTCCGACTGGGGAAAAATCGTGGAGGTATGGTGGTAAATACCATGGAGATACGGGAATTCCCCTATGGCAATCTGGCAAACCGAACCATAGGCTACATGCAGCTTGCACAGTATAAAATTAAAATTAGCTTCAGAGAAAGTAAAATAGGTAATCAGGATTTTATTAAACAACTGGATACTCTTGCGCTTTGCATGTTCAATCTTTTTGGCGACCACTCTCAAAAATATTATGTTAAGCTTCTGACCGACTGTTATTATAAAGGTGTGCCTATTAAAAGAACAGTTGATCAGGCTCAACTCGCAAAGCTTGAAAAACTTCCCTTACTGGAAGATATGGGTAAATTCAGCGGGTTTGAACAGAAGTTGATTACCGACAAGTATATGGTAGGACTTGAGGGCGCATACGATCCCGTGTTACGCGGCACCGACGGTACAACCATGCTCAAGAAAATTGGTGGGGGCGTCTGGAAGGAACTTGAAAACGAGGAACTGGTTAAACCAAAAAATGGTTTTGATCTTTATACATCACTTGATTGCAATTTGCAGGATGTTGCCGAAAGTGCCTTGCGCCGGTGTCTCGATTCCAACAATGCCGAATGGGGCTGTACAGTGCTGATGGAAGTGAAAACAGGCTGTGTAAAAGCTATAGTGAACCTTACTCGGGGCGACAATGGTAAATATAAAGAGGTGTACAATTATGCCATAGGCAGGCAAATCGAACCGGGCTCAACGTTCAAACTGGCCTCACTGATGGCTGTCCTCGAAGAAAATCCTGTAGATCCTGAAAAACAAATGGTAAATGTTGGTCCAATGCTGAGCCCGACCGACGGAAAACCAATAGATGATTCACATAATACAGGTGGAAGTATCACACTGCAACGTGCCTTTGAAATTTCATCAAACCGCGGAACGTCCAGAATAACCTGGGAAACTTTTCATAATAAAACAGATAAACTCAGACGTTTGTTCAACGCAATGGGCCTTATTGATTCTCTGAATCTTGATATTCCCGGAGATAAAGGTCCTTACATGGGTGATGCAAACCGTTTGCTGTATAACCTTCCCCGTCTTGCATTTGGCTATTCGATCAAACTTACACCCATACACATTCTTGCATTTTATAATGCCGTTGCAAACAATGGAGTATTCATCAAACCCAGATTTATTGAGGCAATCGGGAAATCAGGTGTTGAGCTGATGCATTTTAATCCTATTGTACTTCGTCAGGCAATCTGTTCAAAAGAAACGCTTGCTAAAGTTCGTAAAATGCTTGAAGGCGTTGTGGAACGAGGAACAGCATCCAATATTAATAAATCGGTGTTTAAAATTGCCGGGAAAACAGGTACTGCCAAGATTTATGATGAAAAGGCAAAAACCTGGCTGAGCCAGTATGTTGCTTCATTTGTGGGTTATTTTCCTGCGGATGCGCCTTTATATTCATGCATAGTAGTCGTTTATAAACCCAACGGAACAGAATTTTATGGCAGTCAGATTGCAGCGCCGGTTTTTAAAGAAATTGCCGATAGAGTGTATGCCAAACAACTTGGTATCCACAGCGAGCCGCCAAAATTCAACGGAATTTCCATACCTGTTGCAAAGGCCGGGTATCAGGATGATTTATCTACTATTTACAAGGTGCTGAATTTTAAAGTGATTTCGCCCGATACCGTTTCTGACTGGGTAACAGTGAGCCGCGAAAATTTTAACCTGCGCTTCGCTGCAAAGCCGGTAAATGCGTTCATGATGCCTGATGTAACCGGAATGACAGCTAAAGATGCAGTATTTATGCTCGAAAAAATGGGGCTGAATGTTAAAATTAATGGCAAAGGAAAAGTGAAAAGTCAGTCGTTAAAAACAGGACAGAAAATCGTGAGAAATCAATCAGTAACGCTTGTGTTAGGAATTGTTTAA
- the mraY gene encoding phospho-N-acetylmuramoyl-pentapeptide-transferase, with protein sequence MFYYLFEYLRTAYDMPGAGVFQYISFRAGMAVITSLFITLIIGKRIINMLRKKQVGETVRDLGLNGQLEKSGTPTMGGLIIIAAILIPTLLFAKLHNVYVILMIITTIWLGLIGFLDDYIKVFKKNKKGLAGKFKIIGQVMLGVVVGIVMYFNDSVVIKEKVTNQDFVSSQNIFKVENFQDNAPAVFSKESVKSTKTTIPFVKNNEFDYSVLLKWLGDGYQYWAFLIFIPIVIFILAAVSNGANLTDGLDGLATGSSAIIGVTLAVLAYVSGSTVFADYLNIMYIPNSGELVIFIAAFVGACIGFLWYNSYPAQIFMGDTGSLAIGGIIAVFAIIIRKELLIPLLCGVFLIQSLSVMMQVGYFKYTKRRFGEGRRIFRMAPLHHHYQKVGYHESKIVIRFMIVGIILAIMTVITLKIR encoded by the coding sequence ATGTTTTATTATTTATTTGAATATTTAAGAACAGCTTATGACATGCCCGGTGCCGGCGTGTTTCAGTATATTTCGTTTCGTGCGGGCATGGCTGTCATCACGTCATTATTTATTACACTGATAATTGGGAAGCGGATTATAAACATGCTGCGCAAAAAACAGGTGGGCGAAACAGTTCGCGACCTTGGACTGAACGGGCAGCTTGAAAAATCAGGGACTCCAACCATGGGCGGACTGATTATTATTGCCGCCATCCTGATACCCACGCTGCTGTTCGCAAAACTTCACAATGTGTATGTGATACTGATGATTATCACTACAATTTGGCTTGGACTGATTGGATTTCTCGATGATTACATTAAAGTTTTCAAGAAAAATAAAAAAGGACTCGCCGGAAAATTTAAAATCATAGGTCAGGTGATGTTGGGCGTAGTCGTGGGAATTGTTATGTATTTCAATGACTCAGTCGTAATTAAAGAGAAAGTAACCAATCAGGATTTTGTTTCTTCACAAAATATTTTTAAAGTCGAGAATTTTCAGGATAATGCTCCTGCCGTTTTTTCTAAAGAGTCCGTTAAATCTACAAAAACAACCATTCCATTCGTAAAGAATAATGAATTTGATTATTCGGTGTTGTTGAAATGGCTTGGCGACGGTTATCAGTATTGGGCATTCTTAATATTTATTCCTATAGTCATTTTTATTCTTGCAGCAGTTTCAAATGGCGCAAATCTAACCGATGGGCTCGATGGGCTTGCAACAGGCTCGTCGGCTATAATCGGAGTTACGCTGGCTGTACTTGCATATGTTTCCGGTTCAACTGTTTTTGCCGATTACCTTAATATTATGTATATCCCCAATTCTGGTGAGCTTGTAATATTTATCGCGGCTTTTGTCGGGGCCTGCATTGGTTTCCTTTGGTATAACTCATATCCTGCACAAATTTTTATGGGCGATACAGGCAGCCTTGCTATTGGTGGCATTATAGCGGTGTTTGCTATTATCATTCGCAAAGAGCTGCTGATTCCTCTGCTGTGCGGAGTTTTCCTCATTCAGAGTCTTTCAGTAATGATGCAGGTCGGATATTTTAAATATACGAAACGCAGATTTGGCGAAGGTCGCCGCATTTTCAGAATGGCCCCTTTGCACCATCATTATCAAAAAGTTGGGTACCATGAATCAAAAATAGTGATACGCTTCATGATTGTTGGAATTATACTCGCCATCATGACTGTAATAACATTGAAAATTAGATAA